In one Clostridia bacterium genomic region, the following are encoded:
- a CDS encoding aspartate aminotransferase family protein — protein sequence MSVASVQKAEAALLLPTYDRHPLLLKRGQGVYLYNSEGKRYLDFLSGIGVNALGYNHPAIRKALVQQAGKLVHVSNLFFHDYQSALAERLTKASGLDRVFFCNSGTEAWEGALKLARAYAGHVSKRGSKPKWRVLAMENSFHGRTFGSLATTGQPKYRKPFAPGVPGVRFVRLNDVADLQAKFDSTVCAITLETIQGEGGIRPVSAEFLNAARALCNKSGAVLILDEIQCGLGRTGRMFAYQHYGVRPDIVTVAKPLAAGLPLGAILTTEVVSKAFHPGMHGTTFGGGPLACAVAIAYLDTLKSEKLLAHVTKTGEYFRERLQELDQRHAVIQDIRGVGLMLGVEVSDADLAKSVVAKMLELGIIINRTHDTTLRFLPPFIITSKHVDQVVKALDSVLTSCTGKKSLARKTKRKTMGKAK from the coding sequence GTGAGCGTTGCCTCGGTTCAGAAGGCTGAAGCAGCGTTGCTTCTGCCTACCTACGATCGCCACCCCTTGCTGTTGAAGAGGGGACAAGGCGTTTACCTCTACAACTCGGAAGGGAAGCGCTATCTCGACTTCCTGAGCGGCATTGGCGTGAATGCGCTCGGCTATAACCATCCAGCAATTCGCAAGGCGCTTGTTCAACAGGCCGGCAAGCTGGTGCATGTTTCAAACCTGTTCTTCCATGATTACCAGTCCGCGCTGGCCGAGCGCCTGACGAAGGCCTCCGGACTCGATCGCGTATTCTTCTGCAACAGTGGCACTGAGGCATGGGAAGGCGCGCTGAAACTGGCGCGCGCATACGCCGGGCACGTGAGCAAGCGAGGCAGCAAGCCGAAGTGGCGCGTGCTCGCCATGGAGAACTCGTTCCACGGGCGCACGTTCGGTTCGCTGGCGACTACGGGGCAACCGAAGTATCGCAAGCCGTTTGCTCCTGGCGTGCCCGGTGTTCGCTTCGTCCGCCTCAACGACGTTGCAGATCTGCAAGCAAAGTTCGACTCAACGGTTTGTGCCATCACGCTGGAGACGATTCAGGGCGAAGGCGGAATCCGTCCAGTCAGTGCGGAATTCCTGAATGCGGCGCGTGCGCTCTGCAACAAATCTGGCGCGGTGCTCATTCTCGATGAGATTCAATGCGGGCTTGGCCGCACTGGAAGGATGTTCGCCTACCAGCATTACGGCGTGCGGCCTGACATCGTCACGGTCGCCAAGCCGCTTGCCGCGGGATTGCCGCTCGGAGCGATTCTGACCACGGAGGTAGTGTCGAAGGCGTTCCATCCGGGGATGCACGGGACGACCTTTGGGGGCGGTCCGCTCGCATGTGCAGTGGCCATCGCTTACCTTGACACGCTCAAATCCGAGAAGCTGCTGGCGCACGTTACGAAAACAGGCGAGTACTTCCGCGAGCGGTTGCAGGAACTCGACCAGCGTCACGCGGTGATTCAGGACATACGTGGAGTCGGGCTTATGCTGGGCGTCGAGGTTTCCGATGCCGACCTGGCAAAGAGCGTCGTAGCGAAGATGCTGGAACTCGGCATCATCATCAATCGCACGCATGACACCACGCTGCGGTTCCTGCCGCCGTTCATCATCACCTCCAAGCATGTAGATCAAGTAGTAAAGGCGCTCGACTCCGTATTGACCTCCTGCACAGGCAAAAAGTCGTTGGCGCGCAAAACCAAGCGCAAAACTATGGGAAAGGCAAAGTAA
- the argB gene encoding acetylglutamate kinase, which translates to MKIVVKIGGAALDDKVLLKKCAKAIAELAEEGHKVAVVHGGGAALTRTLAQLGKQSEFINGLRVTDSETRDVALMVLGGRVNKLLVAAIAAEGQAAMGICGGDGLVFSARKKKTEGCDLGYVGEISAVDPRWIDAIWSNGGIPVISSIALGSDGEYYNVNADQMASACASGCMADTLVFLTDVPGVKGADGTVIRWLAVQQIPGLVRDSVIRGGMLPKLQACQDALRLGVHRVRILPAAEVAALPDFYYEKIEFGTEVMVQ; encoded by the coding sequence ATGAAGATCGTCGTAAAGATTGGCGGCGCGGCGCTGGATGACAAGGTTCTGCTGAAGAAGTGCGCCAAGGCCATCGCCGAGTTGGCGGAAGAGGGACACAAGGTTGCTGTTGTTCACGGTGGTGGTGCGGCGCTTACGCGCACGCTTGCGCAACTTGGCAAACAAAGCGAGTTCATCAACGGACTCCGAGTCACGGACAGCGAGACACGCGACGTAGCCCTGATGGTGCTGGGCGGACGCGTGAACAAGCTGCTCGTTGCGGCGATTGCTGCCGAGGGGCAGGCGGCAATGGGCATCTGCGGTGGCGATGGACTGGTGTTCTCGGCTCGCAAAAAGAAGACGGAAGGTTGCGACCTGGGCTACGTCGGCGAGATCTCGGCCGTCGATCCTCGGTGGATTGACGCGATCTGGTCGAACGGCGGCATACCCGTGATTTCCAGCATCGCGCTGGGCTCAGACGGCGAGTACTACAACGTGAATGCCGACCAGATGGCGTCGGCGTGCGCGTCTGGCTGCATGGCAGACACGCTGGTGTTCCTGACCGATGTCCCGGGTGTGAAGGGTGCGGATGGCACCGTGATCCGCTGGCTTGCCGTGCAGCAGATTCCCGGGCTCGTGCGCGACTCGGTCATTCGCGGAGGCATGCTGCCGAAGTTGCAGGCGTGCCAGGATGCTTTGCGTTTGGGCGTGCATCGTGTGCGCATACTCCCGGCGGCCGAGGTTGCAGCGCTGCCGGATTTCTATTACGAGAAGATCGAATTCGGTACGGAGGTCATGGTTCAGTGA